Part of the Salmo trutta chromosome 5, fSalTru1.1, whole genome shotgun sequence genome is shown below.
CTGTTTAGGGATCTGTGCTGACGTCCCTCCAAAGGACCTGTATGGATTGAAGGGGGGTTCGGTGTGCCTGGCTGTAGCAGAAACACCGCAGGAGCTTCAAAGACAAAGTTGGAAGGTCAATAGTACCATAATAGTTGTTGACAAAAAGGTCTCTCCTAAATACCAGGAGAAAGTGGAGTATAATCCACTGAACCACTCTCTGTGCATTAAGAATCTGAGTGAAAAAGACTGGGGAACTTACATTGCAACCTATAACAAAAATTGGGAAGAGTGGACTACTACATACAGACTAACAGTACAGGGTGAGTTTGCTGCACTAAAGTCCACGATAGGCAGTTATCAGCTTTTTTCTCATAGTTTGATTTAATTGTCTATGACTGTAGTGTTATTGACAACGTCTTACATTTTACAGTTTATCATCTGTTAGATGTTGGAGAATGATcacaactctctctttctctctcctggtTGGTCAGAGCCTATATCCAAGGTGGAGATCCAGAAGGAGATCAAGCTATTTGCCAACCAGTCCTGTTCAGTGTGGCTGCTGTGCAACGTGTCAGTCGGCTCCAACCTCTCCTACAcctgggagagagggaatgagacgTACAGGGACGACCAGCAGATACACTTCTCTCTGTCACCAGCAGACGGAGACATCAGTGTAACCTGCAACGCCTCCAACCAATTCAGTTGGAATTCTGCCTCTACAACAGTGAAGTGTAGTAATGACACAACCACCCCAGGTAACTAGATATCATAATAATCCACTCCATACACTTTTCAGTGTGCTGATAAGCTTACCTTGTCAAATATAATGTAATATTCTCAACATTCTGTGAGACATGTTTTAGAGCTTAATATACCGTCACCTCCAAAAGTATTGgctcccttgataaagatgataaATACTGAGCATATAGTGTATGTATAAAaaggggaaattatattattttattctaacacaattgctcagagaaagagattttgttttacAAATAATAATTTATCTTCTCAAAAAGATACTGTAGATGTCAACATCACTGGCACCCCTTTTTCAATACTCCTGCACCCTCCCTTGCGAGGATGtaatgttgcctacccttaccacctagggtcagcccgtcaggaagtccatgatcaagttgcagagggaggttaagtcccagggtcccaAGTTCTGTGATGatcttggaggggactatggtgtgaacaacattctcacataggtatttgttttatctacagtaccagtcaaaagtttggacacacctactcattccaagggtttttctttatttttactattttctacattgtagaatattagtgaagac
Proteins encoded:
- the LOC115194392 gene encoding SLAM family member 8, with translation MMSLCLLSLLCVFWCLAIYQSEIDEEDVQPEETDIQLPTEMSGGPLSCFSKQGILLLSILHYGICADVPPKDLYGLKGGSVCLAVAETPQELQRQSWKVNSTIIVVDKKVSPKYQEKVEYNPLNHSLCIKNLSEKDWGTYIATYNKNWEEWTTTYRLTVQEPISKVEIQKEIKLFANQSCSVWLLCNVSVGSNLSYTWERGNETYRDDQQIHFSLSPADGDISVTCNASNQFSWNSASTTVKCSNDTTTPGLVWCSICIVVVLILIVAVAVYYRRGRRNMVVQIDNTIYADVMGSTRIIDTRGTVFDLADPRLNKPQTLYDEIKVGRPKAPSSAYQEVLVS